One Nicotiana tomentosiformis chromosome 4, ASM39032v3, whole genome shotgun sequence genomic window carries:
- the LOC104120048 gene encoding uncharacterized protein isoform X1, with amino-acid sequence MEQDPSFFGVIWLYFNSKFKENMALTFTPLSWLLWSGKHQEPKISNGSSSNSSPDSGLWELDTLKFPLDRRRNMSSSSRKVKRKWQSREERKIDREYDIVIVPSDGGCVSGSESDDSDWSVGWLEPHGPGFHCDDDSDDSFAVLVPCYGCGCANVEENAEDKFLQAVGNLNDIYATELALKMCDLYLLLEHWCKFAVEGEVKKRMTEKTEFLKTKEAKGMVVCYAFYHFLCKYL; translated from the exons ATGGAACAAGATCCCTCTTTCTTTGGGGTTATATGGCTTTATTTTAATTCAAAATTCAAG GAAAATATGGCCTTGACATTTACCCCATTGTCATGGTTGCTTTGGAGTGGAAAGCATCAAGAACCTAAAATCTCAAATGGTTCATCTTCAAATTCATCACCTGATTCAGGATTGTGGGAATTGGATACTTTGAAGTTCCCTCTCGACCGAAGGAGGAACATGAGTTCCTCATCTAGAAAGGTTAAGCGAAAATGGCAGAGTCGTGAGGAGCGAAAGATTGACAGGGAATAtgatattgttattgttccaTCGGACGGAGGATGTGTTTCAGGGTCTGAGTCTGATGATTCAGACTGGTCGGTTGGATGGTTGGAACCTCACGGCCCTGGATTTCATTGTGACGATGATTCAGATGATAGTTTTGCTGTGCTTGTTCCTTGCTATGGCTGTGGTTGTGCTAATGtggaagaaaatgcagaagacAAGTTTCTGCAAGCCGTGGGAAACTTGAATGATATATATGCTACTG AATTGGCTTTGAAGATGTGTGACCTCTACTTGCTTCTTGAACATTGGTGTAAATTTGCAGTGGAAGGAGAAGTAAAGAAACGGATGACGGAAAAGACAGAATTCTTGAAAACAAAAGAAGCAAAAGGAATGGTTGTGTGTTAtgctttttatcattttttatgTAAATATCTGTGA
- the LOC104120048 gene encoding uncharacterized protein isoform X3, with product MALTFTPLSWLLWSGKHQEPKISNGSSSNSSPDSGLWELDTLKFPLDRRRNMSSSSRKVKRKWQSREERKIDREYDIVIVPSDGGCVSGSESDDSDWSVGWLEPHGPGFHCDDDSDDSFAVLVPCYGCGCANVEENAEDKFLQAVGNLNDIYATELALKMCDLYLLLEHWCKFAVEGEVKKRMTEKTEFLKTKEAKGMVVCYAFYHFLCKYL from the exons ATGGCCTTGACATTTACCCCATTGTCATGGTTGCTTTGGAGTGGAAAGCATCAAGAACCTAAAATCTCAAATGGTTCATCTTCAAATTCATCACCTGATTCAGGATTGTGGGAATTGGATACTTTGAAGTTCCCTCTCGACCGAAGGAGGAACATGAGTTCCTCATCTAGAAAGGTTAAGCGAAAATGGCAGAGTCGTGAGGAGCGAAAGATTGACAGGGAATAtgatattgttattgttccaTCGGACGGAGGATGTGTTTCAGGGTCTGAGTCTGATGATTCAGACTGGTCGGTTGGATGGTTGGAACCTCACGGCCCTGGATTTCATTGTGACGATGATTCAGATGATAGTTTTGCTGTGCTTGTTCCTTGCTATGGCTGTGGTTGTGCTAATGtggaagaaaatgcagaagacAAGTTTCTGCAAGCCGTGGGAAACTTGAATGATATATATGCTACTG AATTGGCTTTGAAGATGTGTGACCTCTACTTGCTTCTTGAACATTGGTGTAAATTTGCAGTGGAAGGAGAAGTAAAGAAACGGATGACGGAAAAGACAGAATTCTTGAAAACAAAAGAAGCAAAAGGAATGGTTGTGTGTTAtgctttttatcattttttatgTAAATATCTGTGA
- the LOC104120048 gene encoding uncharacterized protein isoform X2: MGFDFYFQKFQENMALTFTPLSWLLWSGKHQEPKISNGSSSNSSPDSGLWELDTLKFPLDRRRNMSSSSRKVKRKWQSREERKIDREYDIVIVPSDGGCVSGSESDDSDWSVGWLEPHGPGFHCDDDSDDSFAVLVPCYGCGCANVEENAEDKFLQAVGNLNDIYATELALKMCDLYLLLEHWCKFAVEGEVKKRMTEKTEFLKTKEAKGMVVCYAFYHFLCKYL, from the exons ATgggatttgatttttattttcagAAATTCCAG GAAAATATGGCCTTGACATTTACCCCATTGTCATGGTTGCTTTGGAGTGGAAAGCATCAAGAACCTAAAATCTCAAATGGTTCATCTTCAAATTCATCACCTGATTCAGGATTGTGGGAATTGGATACTTTGAAGTTCCCTCTCGACCGAAGGAGGAACATGAGTTCCTCATCTAGAAAGGTTAAGCGAAAATGGCAGAGTCGTGAGGAGCGAAAGATTGACAGGGAATAtgatattgttattgttccaTCGGACGGAGGATGTGTTTCAGGGTCTGAGTCTGATGATTCAGACTGGTCGGTTGGATGGTTGGAACCTCACGGCCCTGGATTTCATTGTGACGATGATTCAGATGATAGTTTTGCTGTGCTTGTTCCTTGCTATGGCTGTGGTTGTGCTAATGtggaagaaaatgcagaagacAAGTTTCTGCAAGCCGTGGGAAACTTGAATGATATATATGCTACTG AATTGGCTTTGAAGATGTGTGACCTCTACTTGCTTCTTGAACATTGGTGTAAATTTGCAGTGGAAGGAGAAGTAAAGAAACGGATGACGGAAAAGACAGAATTCTTGAAAACAAAAGAAGCAAAAGGAATGGTTGTGTGTTAtgctttttatcattttttatgTAAATATCTGTGA
- the LOC104120048 gene encoding uncharacterized protein isoform X5 — protein MGFDFYFQKFQENMALTFTPLSWLLWSGKHQEPKISNGSSSNSSPDSGLWELDTLKFPLDRRRNMSSSSRKVKRKWQSREERKIDREYDIVIVPSDGGCVSGSESDDSDWSVGWLEPHGPGFHCDDDSDDSFAVLVPCYGCGCANVEENAEDKFLQAVGNLNDIYATENKKYMEHWVSSLRNR, from the exons ATgggatttgatttttattttcagAAATTCCAG GAAAATATGGCCTTGACATTTACCCCATTGTCATGGTTGCTTTGGAGTGGAAAGCATCAAGAACCTAAAATCTCAAATGGTTCATCTTCAAATTCATCACCTGATTCAGGATTGTGGGAATTGGATACTTTGAAGTTCCCTCTCGACCGAAGGAGGAACATGAGTTCCTCATCTAGAAAGGTTAAGCGAAAATGGCAGAGTCGTGAGGAGCGAAAGATTGACAGGGAATAtgatattgttattgttccaTCGGACGGAGGATGTGTTTCAGGGTCTGAGTCTGATGATTCAGACTGGTCGGTTGGATGGTTGGAACCTCACGGCCCTGGATTTCATTGTGACGATGATTCAGATGATAGTTTTGCTGTGCTTGTTCCTTGCTATGGCTGTGGTTGTGCTAATGtggaagaaaatgcagaagacAAGTTTCTGCAAGCCGTGGGAAACTTGAATGATATATATGCTACTG AGAATAAGAAGTATATGGAGCACTGGGTCTCATCTCTGAGGAATCGCTGA
- the LOC104120048 gene encoding uncharacterized protein isoform X4, giving the protein MEQDPSFFGVIWLYFNSKFKENMALTFTPLSWLLWSGKHQEPKISNGSSSNSSPDSGLWELDTLKFPLDRRRNMSSSSRKVKRKWQSREERKIDREYDIVIVPSDGGCVSGSESDDSDWSVGWLEPHGPGFHCDDDSDDSFAVLVPCYGCGCANVEENAEDKFLQAVGNLNDIYATENKKYMEHWVSSLRNR; this is encoded by the exons ATGGAACAAGATCCCTCTTTCTTTGGGGTTATATGGCTTTATTTTAATTCAAAATTCAAG GAAAATATGGCCTTGACATTTACCCCATTGTCATGGTTGCTTTGGAGTGGAAAGCATCAAGAACCTAAAATCTCAAATGGTTCATCTTCAAATTCATCACCTGATTCAGGATTGTGGGAATTGGATACTTTGAAGTTCCCTCTCGACCGAAGGAGGAACATGAGTTCCTCATCTAGAAAGGTTAAGCGAAAATGGCAGAGTCGTGAGGAGCGAAAGATTGACAGGGAATAtgatattgttattgttccaTCGGACGGAGGATGTGTTTCAGGGTCTGAGTCTGATGATTCAGACTGGTCGGTTGGATGGTTGGAACCTCACGGCCCTGGATTTCATTGTGACGATGATTCAGATGATAGTTTTGCTGTGCTTGTTCCTTGCTATGGCTGTGGTTGTGCTAATGtggaagaaaatgcagaagacAAGTTTCTGCAAGCCGTGGGAAACTTGAATGATATATATGCTACTG AGAATAAGAAGTATATGGAGCACTGGGTCTCATCTCTGAGGAATCGCTGA
- the LOC104120048 gene encoding uncharacterized protein isoform X6 produces the protein MALTFTPLSWLLWSGKHQEPKISNGSSSNSSPDSGLWELDTLKFPLDRRRNMSSSSRKVKRKWQSREERKIDREYDIVIVPSDGGCVSGSESDDSDWSVGWLEPHGPGFHCDDDSDDSFAVLVPCYGCGCANVEENAEDKFLQAVGNLNDIYATENKKYMEHWVSSLRNR, from the exons ATGGCCTTGACATTTACCCCATTGTCATGGTTGCTTTGGAGTGGAAAGCATCAAGAACCTAAAATCTCAAATGGTTCATCTTCAAATTCATCACCTGATTCAGGATTGTGGGAATTGGATACTTTGAAGTTCCCTCTCGACCGAAGGAGGAACATGAGTTCCTCATCTAGAAAGGTTAAGCGAAAATGGCAGAGTCGTGAGGAGCGAAAGATTGACAGGGAATAtgatattgttattgttccaTCGGACGGAGGATGTGTTTCAGGGTCTGAGTCTGATGATTCAGACTGGTCGGTTGGATGGTTGGAACCTCACGGCCCTGGATTTCATTGTGACGATGATTCAGATGATAGTTTTGCTGTGCTTGTTCCTTGCTATGGCTGTGGTTGTGCTAATGtggaagaaaatgcagaagacAAGTTTCTGCAAGCCGTGGGAAACTTGAATGATATATATGCTACTG AGAATAAGAAGTATATGGAGCACTGGGTCTCATCTCTGAGGAATCGCTGA